The sequence GGCTGTCGGGGCAAGTCGTTCTGTTAGTTTCCCAACCTCGTCTTTACTCGCTTCAAAATAGTCCGCAATCTCTTTGGGTAGGTAGGTCAATAGCTCTTTTGTAATGACCTTAAAGATAGGTACCGTTGTCGAGACTTTCCACCAATTTTTCTCGGCAACCCCGGGGATAAAGCCCAAGACAAACACAACAATACAACAAATCAGCGCGCCACGAACAATACCAAACAACATACCAAAAAAACGATTCAAAAAAGACAAGCCGCTTGCCTTTAACAACTGGCTAATGAGCAAATTGACCAGCGCAACCGAAAACAACACACCAATAATAATCAATGCAAAGGTAATGATATAGCTTACGCGTGGTTGCTCAAAAAATTGCGAGACATACTGATTAGACAGCGCCTCAGAAAACGTCAGTGCACAATAAATCGCGAGCGCAAGCCCAACCAAAGATAAAATCTCACGAACACCGCCACGGATTAACCCCACGATGACAGAAATCACCAAAATACCAATAAAAATAGCGTCCAGCAGACCTACTGTTTCTAAAAATCCCATCGGTTATCTCCCTTAGCGCTGAATCGTTGGATTGTAGCCATTGGCTTTGATTTTATCAAAAGCCTTTTGCATTTCTTTGTCATCCGTGAACGGGCCAACCAACACGCGCTGATAGGTTTGGTCGTCAACGGCGGTGGTTTCTGTTTTAACGGGGAAGTTTTGTCGCTTTAGCATTGAGGCTAATTTTGTCGCATTTTCTAAATCCGCAAAACTACCGACCCTAACCCAAGTAATTTCTGCATCAACCTGTGATGAATCAATTGGCGTTTGTGGGGCTTGGTTAATTGGACGCGAAACCGATGCGCTTGAGTTCCCAGCCGTTACCCCAGCGGCTGCAGTAGCCGCTGAATTGTTTGTTGCATTACTCGCGGTGTTATTCGTTGCACTATTCGTTGTGCTATTCGTTGTACTGCCACTTTCTGAATCACCCAAGCTTTCCAACGCAATGGGAATTAGGTTATCTGCTTTATTGCCATCAGCGTTATTTGCAGGGTTATTTGCTGCATTACTTGCTGCATCCGCCGTTGCCAACGATTCTAAGGTGAGACTAGGCTGCGCTATCGCGTTATCGCTCTCGTTGATCGACAGTTCAGGCTGCGCCACACCACCTTGGCTAGTTGACGCCTGGTTTGTTGACGCGTTCGGTGGGTTGATGCTCACCTGAAAATCAGGATTACGCAATGTGTCGTTTTTGGGTGTCAATATGGCAGGAATAAACAGTAATGCCGCAACGGACAAAACCAAACCACCTATTACTCTATTTCTCACTACTGGGTTTCTAACTAACGTATTCATTCCTTATCTAAGACGAGTTAATAAAGGCTGTCATTATACCGAGTCAATCCCGAATTGTCATTGACAGATTTAAAAACCTGCCGTGGTTTTAGCATACACCGCCAAATCACGCCGTCGCCAATATTTTATTAACATCAAAAACAGTTAGTTGCTCAGCTTTTTTCAATAGCTGATAAATCGTTGTTGGTGGCATCACTTGATTGGCTAACAAGCGGACGCAGAATTCACGCAAACCATTCACCTCTGCCAAAAATTGCGCATGATTCTTACTATGACTTGGTATTTGACGGATTAAATTATCTATAGCCGTCAGTGCCATTTGCGGCTGCTTCGACAGAATAAGAATGTAGATTATTTGCTTTTTAAGCAGATAATCATCTGGAAATGATTTGGCTGCGGGTTTTAATACTTGGTAGGCTGTTTTAATATCATTAGCCTCCAAACAGGCCAATACATATTCGCTGATAACCGATAAATTTTCAGGCATTAATTCATACGCTTTCGTAAGCGTCTGACATGCCTCCATTGGTCGCTGAAAAGCACGCTGAGAACGCCCAAGATACAAATAAGCCTCCCACGCGTCATCATTTTGCGCAATCACGCGACGATAAATCGCAGTCGCTTCTTTAAACGCCGCCCGTATTTCTGCTGATACATGTTTTTCTCTGATTGCCTTAGACCAAAATGGCCGCATCAAATTATTGGCCTTTCCAAGGGCTTTGACATGCGCTTCGGGTGTTTGATCCAACCTATCCGCAGGAATGGTGAAAAACGCCAAAATAACCGAACCAAGCCAAATAATTAAAGACACGGCGAAAAACCTAATCGTAAAAACAAGGTAACCAACAACCGCTTAAAACAATCTGTTTGGATATTTTCTTGGGACATGATTTTGCTGCCTACCTCAGTGACACATCTAACCGTATTAGCCTAACCGACTCGATTTTAACTGCCCGATTTTAACTGCCCGACTTTAACTGCTAGCGCAAAAAAGGCATGAGAGAAACCCTCACGCCTTTTCGTCAAGTGTAGTCTGTGCTTAATCGCAAGCCTTATTAGTAAATTGGGCTATACGCTGCTTGCTCGTTGCCTTGCTGAATGGCGCGTATAAAGACTTCTACACGGCGGTTTTGCGCACGACCTGCTTCGTTGTCATTGCTGGCAATGGGAAACTGCTCACCATAACCACGCGCAACAATACGACCAGACACAACACCTTGGCTTGCTAAATAATTGCCTGCAGACGTCGCACGCTGTTGTGATAGGTCTAAGTTATACGCCGCTTGACCAGTGCTATCGGCAAAACCAAGCACATGAACGGCTGTTTCAGGGTACTGATTAATCACGCCAGCAACCTGTGTCAACGCACTTTGCGCAGTGGGTTTTAAATTCGCTTGATTGACATCAAAGGTAATCGCATTCGGAATATTTAACTTGATTGTCGAATCATCAATACGGGTGACCGTAATACCCGTGCCTGAGACCGCATCTTCTAACTGCGATTGCTGTTGATTCATATAATGCGTAATGGTCCCACCTGCCAGCGCCCCTAACACGGCACCAACATAGCGGCCTCTTTCGTCATGCACTTGGTGCCCAATCACGCCACCGACAGCCGCGCCACCTAATGCACCTAGTGCAGTTTTTTGTCCATCAGTTAGTGACTGACAACCACTTAACGCCAAGCCTAACCCGATGGCAAGATAAACGTTTTTTCGCTTCATCTTTGTCTTCCTCTTGTTATGATAATGTTTAGTTCCAACCCCATTATAACGGGTTTCTAAAGTGGATAGTTTTCAGTAACATTGCATCGCCGTAACTAAAAAATCGATAACGCTGATTAATGGCGTGTTGGTATGCACTACGTATGGTTTCATAACCAGCTAACGCGCTGACTAACATCATTAAGCTTGATTTCGGCAAGTGAAAATTTGTAATCAAACGATCGACAATTTCAAACGGATAACCTGGACGAATAAATAAGTCCGTATCGCCGCCTGCCATCACAATTCGCTGGTCTTGCGCCGCGGACTCAAGCGCACGCAAGCTTGTCGTACCGACGGCGGTAACTCGGCGCCCATCTGTTTTCGCCGCATTGACTATTCGCCGCGTCTCATCGGGTATCTCAAATAACTCAAAGTGCATTTGGTGGGTATCAAGCCATTCATTTTTTACCGGCTGAAACGTGCCCGCACCAACGTGCAGCGTTATGTAAGTAATTTCCACGCCTTTATCCGCCAGCTTGGCTAACAATGCATTATCGAAATGCAATCCAGCGGTAGGCGCAGCAACCGCACCCGCTTTTTCGGCATAAACTGTTTGATAGCGTTGACTATCCTCTGCGATGGGCGCACGTTGAATATAAGGTGGCAACGGAATATCACCGCTTGCCTGCATCAAGGTCTCCCAATCGCTGTCATCATTAATCAGTTCAATGATAAAAAACACCCCTTGCCGACCAGAAACCATCGCGCGATGACCCGCAATATCGATTTCCACCCCTGGCTTTGGCGCACGATTGGCACGAATCATGCAAAGCGCAGTGTTGTTGTCCTGGATACGTTCGACAAAAATCTCTAATTGCCCACCTGAGATTTTTTTCCCCTGTAAACGCGCCGGTACTACTTTGGTATTGTTTAACACCAACACATCGCCTGCATTAAACTCACGCACAATATCGGCAAAAACCCCATCACAAAAATCATTTTCGCCGTTGACTTGTAGTAATCGACTGGCGCTACGTTCTTTTGCAGGGAATTGTGCAATCAAATCCGCGGGCAACTCAAAATCAAAATCAGATAAAGTATAAGGTAAAGCCGTATAGGTTTTATTCAGTGAATGCATGTACGTCAAGCCAAGAAAAAATGCTAGTCTACCGAAAGCCGCCTAGCGTCGCAACTGAAATTGGCGTCGCAACTGAAATTGACATCGCCCTGAAATAACACACCGCCAGCACAAAGCTCCCATAAAAAGCGCCCATCATCTCATAATAAAATCCGTGACGGCCAACCCGACGCCAGCAGCCGTTCAAAATCAATCTGCAGCCGTGCCAAGCCATAATGCAAATCGAGGGCATCAACAATATCCATGCCTGTATTTGTCACCGAATGCAAGGTTTTTGCCAACGCCTGACGACCACCCTCACTGCCCATCATGGTGTGCACAATCCCCCAGCTAATATAGCGCAATTGATAACCCGACTGCTGATCTAGCAAAGCCCATTGCTGATCAGGGATGCGCAAATAAGTCGCCATATCAACCATCGATTTGTCACGCCTAGCCCATTCTCGCAAAATAGCCAGTTTACTATCTGACACATAGACAACCACACTTGCATTGCTGACCTCCGCCAATTCAAAAAACTCAGACAGCCCTTCGTTCAATGATAATGGCGCATTATTGGTATAGTGTTCGTAAATTAAGTGTTGCGCTTCGTGGATAATGGTTTGTGCGTAGTTAGGCGTTTTTTTGACAATCAACTCATTATTCATTGGGATATAGTAACCTAGTGTATTTTTATCCAAACGAAAAGGGTGTTTATCGGCAAAGATTTCATAATCGGCAACAGATAACACGCGTAAGGGAAAGACCACTTCGCGCTCATAGCGCGCATGCAACCCATGAAACCCAATTATTTTTTGTATGATTCTTGCGAGATCAGACTCCTCACGAAAACTCAATGCATTCTCAATATCGTTAATTTTGACCTGCACACGGTCGGGCAAAGTATTCGCCAGCGCATTATTTGGCACACTCAACCAAAGCAGTGACCATATTAATAACGGTGGCAATCGAGATAATCGCGGCAATGACAACAGGCGTGCTAGCCGTAATTGCCGTAATCGCAACCTGCCCATTAGCTGCGTAACAGACAGCAACGCCGCAAAAAAGCCAACCATCACCCTGCCAACACCATCGATTCGATTTTAGCAATCAAGCGGTCGGCAATTTGCTCGCCTGTTGCGGCCTCTATTTCGCGAATGCACGTTGGGCTGGTCACGTTAATTTCAGTCACATAACCCCCGATTACATCCAAACCGACAAACAATAACCCTAACGCCTGCAAGCGCGGCTTAATCGCTTCGCAAATCGCACGTTCGCGAGCACTGAGCGGCTGAACCTCGCCACGTCCGCCGACAGCCAAATTAGCACGAAAATCAGCGTCGCTGGGAATTCTCGCTAATCCATGGGCTGCTGGCTCGCCATCTACGAGTAAAATACGCTTGTCACCTGCGCAAACTTCGGGCAAAAAGGCTTGAATCATCAGTGTTTGCTGACCATTGCCTAATGCTTCTAGTATGGCGTTGGTGTTAGGCTCACCTTGTGTCATTTTAAAAATCCCCTTGCCACCCATGCCATCCAAAGGCTTTAACACGGCCTGCTTATGCGCTGAAATAAAGGCTTTAATACGGCCAATATCCTGACTAATCAACGTCGGCGGGGCTAACTCGGGAAAGTCGGTAATAAAAAACTTCTCATTGACTTGGCGCAACGCATTGGGTGGATTCACCACCAACGTACCTTGTGCGACAGCCATATCGAGAAAATACGTACTGTAAATATACTCCATATCAAAGGGCGGATCTTTACGCATTAAAATCGCATCAAACGCATGCAACGGACAACTTATCGCGTCATCCAAAGCAAAGTAATGCCCTGCTGTGTCGCTAACCGTGATTGCTTGACAAGCAGTCATTGCGATACCATCTTCTGCCCATAAATCCTGTTGCTGAAAATAATACAGCGCATGTCCTCGCGCTTGAGCAGCGAGCATCATGGCAAAAGTCGAGTCCTTGTAAGGCTTAATTTCCTCAACTGCATCCATCAAAATTCCAATCTTCAATTGACTATCCCCTTAAATAATTCAGTCTAAAACCAACCCACAAAACCAAACAATAATTTCACCTTCACTATAACAAAATCTAACAAATTACGGTATAGTGGATATAAACAAACGTCAACAAATTCGGACAAACCCAAAAAAAAACCGAACCAAAGAACCCGAACCCAAAAAAACCTTATGATGAGCATCCTGAAAACCCTTGATTTTTTTACAGCACATCAAAAACTCGACCAACTCAGCTCAGGCCGCTGCGGCATCGAAAAAGAAGGACTGCGTTATACACAACAACACCAGCTCTCCACCGCCCCTCATCCTACGATTCTCGGGCACTCGTTAACGCACGAGCGACTCACCACCGACTTTGCTGAGAGCTTGTTAGAGCTTGTCACGCCCGCCATGAAAACGAGCACCGCCGCATTAACCGAACTAAACAACCTGCACCATATTTTGGCACATAGCCAAGCTGATTACCTATTAAACGGCTCAATGCCTGCGTATTTAGATGACCCCGAATCTGTTGCTATTGGTTATTACGGCGAATCAAACTCAGGCAAAATGCGGCGTCTGTACCGCCAAGGCCTTGCGATACGTTACGGCAAAGCCATGCAACTTATCGCAGGAATCCATTATAACTATTCTTTTTCTGATGCGTTACTAGATACCTATGCACAATCTCAAGGCACTGTCGCTGACCGCCAATTTGTTGACAATGCTTATCTCAATGTCATTCGAAACATTCGCCAATTTGGCTGGATAACGGCGTATTTATTTGGTCATTCGCCTGCGCTTGACGCCTCGTTTTTACGCGGTAAATCGCACTGTTTAGAATCACTCGATGGCGACACGCTGTGCCTACCTTATGCCACCTCATTGCGCCTGTCTGATATTGGCTACCAAAGCAAAACCGATACCATCGTACGCGCCAACCGCCTTGACGACTATCTGCATGATTTGCGTCGATCGGTATTAACCCCATCGCCAACATTTGCCGCACTCGGGCTATTTGGTGCCGATGGCAAACAGCAACAAATGAATACCCACTTACTACAGATTGAAAACGAATATTACACCGCAGCGCGCCCCAAACAAATCACCGAACCGGGTGAAGCGCCGCTACACGCGCTACAAAGCAGGGGCATTGCCTATGTCGAATTACGCACGCTAGACATTAATTGCTTTGCAGCCAATGGCATCAGCCAAGCGCAGTTAGATTTCCTCACCGTTTTTATGGTCTACTGCCTGTTCAACCCCGCGCCTGCACTGACTGTCGAGCAAGAACACCACGCCAAAACCAACCTATCCAAGGTCGCTTGTTGTGGCCGCGATCCGAGTTTAACATTAACCGATAAAGACCAACAAACAACGGTGCCAGAATGGGGTAATCGCCTACTTGACGCAATGCTGCCTATTGCGATTGCCTTGGATGAAGCCAACAAAGGCAACACATTTATTGATGCAATAAACGAGCAAAAAGCCAAATTCG comes from Ostreibacterium oceani and encodes:
- a CDS encoding CvpA family protein; translation: MGFLETVGLLDAIFIGILVISVIVGLIRGGVREILSLVGLALAIYCALTFSEALSNQYVSQFFEQPRVSYIITFALIIIGVLFSVALVNLLISQLLKASGLSFLNRFFGMLFGIVRGALICCIVVFVLGFIPGVAEKNWWKVSTTVPIFKVITKELLTYLPKEIADYFEASKDEVGKLTERLAPTAEGGDATEATSNTSGTAARTATRPDPLAEKMQAIDEQNKPVDSETQQAILNSIAEDAPAINLESANEGNSASAPDNPAVTPNTENAENTDKAELILESYSQ
- a CDS encoding SPOR domain-containing protein — its product is MNTLVRNPVVRNRVIGGLVLSVAALLFIPAILTPKNDTLRNPDFQVSINPPNASTNQASTSQGGVAQPELSINESDNAIAQPSLTLESLATADAASNAANNPANNADGNKADNLIPIALESLGDSESGSTTNSTTNSATNNTASNATNNSAATAAAGVTAGNSSASVSRPINQAPQTPIDSSQVDAEITWVRVGSFADLENATKLASMLKRQNFPVKTETTAVDDQTYQRVLVGPFTDDKEMQKAFDKIKANGYNPTIQR
- a CDS encoding tetratricopeptide repeat protein; amino-acid sequence: MSLIIWLGSVILAFFTIPADRLDQTPEAHVKALGKANNLMRPFWSKAIREKHVSAEIRAAFKEATAIYRRVIAQNDDAWEAYLYLGRSQRAFQRPMEACQTLTKAYELMPENLSVISEYVLACLEANDIKTAYQVLKPAAKSFPDDYLLKKQIIYILILSKQPQMALTAIDNLIRQIPSHSKNHAQFLAEVNGLREFCVRLLANQVMPPTTIYQLLKKAEQLTVFDVNKILATA
- a CDS encoding OmpA family protein, with the translated sequence MKRKNVYLAIGLGLALSGCQSLTDGQKTALGALGGAAVGGVIGHQVHDERGRYVGAVLGALAGGTITHYMNQQQSQLEDAVSGTGITVTRIDDSTIKLNIPNAITFDVNQANLKPTAQSALTQVAGVINQYPETAVHVLGFADSTGQAAYNLDLSQQRATSAGNYLASQGVVSGRIVARGYGEQFPIASNDNEAGRAQNRRVEVFIRAIQQGNEQAAYSPIY
- the queA gene encoding tRNA preQ1(34) S-adenosylmethionine ribosyltransferase-isomerase QueA, with amino-acid sequence MHSLNKTYTALPYTLSDFDFELPADLIAQFPAKERSASRLLQVNGENDFCDGVFADIVREFNAGDVLVLNNTKVVPARLQGKKISGGQLEIFVERIQDNNTALCMIRANRAPKPGVEIDIAGHRAMVSGRQGVFFIIELINDDSDWETLMQASGDIPLPPYIQRAPIAEDSQRYQTVYAEKAGAVAAPTAGLHFDNALLAKLADKGVEITYITLHVGAGTFQPVKNEWLDTHQMHFELFEIPDETRRIVNAAKTDGRRVTAVGTTSLRALESAAQDQRIVMAGGDTDLFIRPGYPFEIVDRLITNFHLPKSSLMMLVSALAGYETIRSAYQHAINQRYRFFSYGDAMLLKTIHFRNPL
- the gshB gene encoding glutathione synthase produces the protein MKIGILMDAVEEIKPYKDSTFAMMLAAQARGHALYYFQQQDLWAEDGIAMTACQAITVSDTAGHYFALDDAISCPLHAFDAILMRKDPPFDMEYIYSTYFLDMAVAQGTLVVNPPNALRQVNEKFFITDFPELAPPTLISQDIGRIKAFISAHKQAVLKPLDGMGGKGIFKMTQGEPNTNAILEALGNGQQTLMIQAFLPEVCAGDKRILLVDGEPAAHGLARIPSDADFRANLAVGGRGEVQPLSARERAICEAIKPRLQALGLLFVGLDVIGGYVTEINVTSPTCIREIEAATGEQIADRLIAKIESMVLAG
- the gshA gene encoding glutamate--cysteine ligase, yielding MMSILKTLDFFTAHQKLDQLSSGRCGIEKEGLRYTQQHQLSTAPHPTILGHSLTHERLTTDFAESLLELVTPAMKTSTAALTELNNLHHILAHSQADYLLNGSMPAYLDDPESVAIGYYGESNSGKMRRLYRQGLAIRYGKAMQLIAGIHYNYSFSDALLDTYAQSQGTVADRQFVDNAYLNVIRNIRQFGWITAYLFGHSPALDASFLRGKSHCLESLDGDTLCLPYATSLRLSDIGYQSKTDTIVRANRLDDYLHDLRRSVLTPSPTFAALGLFGADGKQQQMNTHLLQIENEYYTAARPKQITEPGEAPLHALQSRGIAYVELRTLDINCFAANGISQAQLDFLTVFMVYCLFNPAPALTVEQEHHAKTNLSKVACCGRDPSLTLTDKDQQTTVPEWGNRLLDAMLPIAIALDEANKGNTFIDAINEQKAKFDNAERTPAAHILATLQGDKSHAPTSYHHFITSLSQTQYQAMHQIELTPAQIRQRDTDARQSYDSAEALFAASAAKPFARYLADYYDQIIALATN